One Mycobacterium marseillense DNA window includes the following coding sequences:
- a CDS encoding carboxylesterase/lipase family protein — MHDRTVRARTATGTVEGFTRDGVHRWRSIPYARPPVGDLRFRAPQPAASWSGVRHCHGFANCAPQERRYTLLGLSGLGGRYQPMSEDCLTLNVVAPEDGAEGPLPVMVFIHGGGYFLGSSATPLYDGAALARRGCVYVSVNYRLGALGCVDFSSLSTPDITIDSNLYLRDLVLALQWVRDNIAGFGGDPDNVTIFGESAGACITASLLAVPSAKGLFARAISESPASGLTRSKEVAAEFADRFAALLGVRRQDAADALMRVSAAQLVKTQHALIDEGMQNRLGAFPIGPVVGDDMLPTDPVEAMRRGDAHPVPLIVGTNAEEGRLFTRFLAMLPTNESMVEELLAEAEPAIRERITAAYPEYPERAACIQLGGDFAFGSAAWQIAEAHATHAPTYLYRYDYAPRTLRWSGFGATHATELLAVFDVYRTRFGALLTAAVDRRAALRVSNQVQRRWRAFSRTGVPGEDWPRYDAADRAVMVFDRKSRVEFDPHPDRRMAWDGFSLAH; from the coding sequence ATGCATGACCGGACTGTCCGCGCACGCACGGCCACCGGCACCGTCGAGGGTTTCACCCGCGACGGGGTCCATCGGTGGCGCTCCATCCCGTATGCCCGTCCACCGGTGGGAGACCTGCGCTTCCGGGCGCCGCAGCCGGCGGCGTCGTGGTCGGGGGTGCGGCACTGCCATGGCTTCGCCAATTGCGCGCCGCAGGAGCGCCGTTACACCCTGCTCGGTTTGTCGGGCTTGGGCGGCCGCTATCAGCCGATGAGCGAGGACTGCCTCACCCTCAACGTCGTGGCACCCGAGGACGGCGCGGAGGGGCCGCTACCGGTGATGGTCTTCATCCACGGCGGCGGCTACTTCCTGGGCAGCTCGGCGACACCGCTCTACGACGGCGCGGCGCTGGCGCGCCGGGGATGCGTGTACGTGTCGGTGAATTACCGGCTCGGCGCGCTGGGATGCGTGGACTTCTCGTCGCTGTCGACGCCCGATATCACCATTGACAGCAACCTGTATCTGCGCGATCTGGTGCTCGCGCTGCAGTGGGTGCGCGACAACATCGCCGGATTCGGCGGTGACCCGGACAATGTGACGATCTTCGGCGAGAGCGCCGGCGCGTGCATCACCGCGTCCCTGCTGGCGGTGCCGTCCGCCAAAGGCCTGTTCGCCCGGGCGATTTCGGAAAGTCCCGCTTCGGGCCTGACGCGCTCGAAAGAGGTTGCCGCCGAGTTCGCTGATCGCTTCGCCGCCCTGCTGGGCGTGCGCAGGCAGGACGCTGCCGACGCGCTGATGCGGGTGTCCGCGGCCCAACTGGTGAAGACCCAGCACGCATTGATCGACGAGGGCATGCAGAACAGGCTGGGCGCCTTCCCGATTGGCCCGGTCGTCGGGGACGACATGCTGCCGACGGATCCCGTCGAGGCGATGCGGCGCGGTGACGCGCATCCGGTACCGCTGATCGTGGGCACCAACGCCGAAGAGGGTCGGCTGTTCACCCGGTTCCTCGCGATGTTGCCGACCAACGAATCGATGGTCGAAGAACTGCTGGCCGAAGCGGAACCCGCTATCCGCGAACGCATTACCGCCGCATACCCGGAATACCCTGAGCGGGCGGCGTGCATCCAACTCGGGGGTGACTTCGCATTCGGTTCGGCGGCCTGGCAGATCGCCGAAGCCCACGCCACGCACGCGCCGACCTACCTCTACCGGTATGACTACGCCCCGCGCACGCTGCGCTGGTCGGGTTTCGGCGCCACCCATGCCACCGAGTTGCTGGCGGTCTTCGATGTCTACCGCACCAGATTCGGGGCGCTGCTGACCGCGGCGGTGGACCGGCGGGCCGCGTTGCGGGTCAGCAACCAGGTGCAACGGCGGTGGCGCGCCTTCAGCCGCACCGGTGTCCCGGGCGAGGATTGGCCCCGTTACGACGCCGCCGACCGCGCCGTGATGGTGTTCGACCGCAAATCGCGGGTCGAGTTCGATCCACACCCGGATCGCCGGATGGCATGGGACGGCTTCTCACTCGCGCATTGA
- a CDS encoding phosphotransferase, whose amino-acid sequence MHAETEQVIETPSDLTASWLAAVIGTGPIADFSVERIGTGQMSECYRIRLDYAEPGGGPESVVLKVAATDPVSRQTGLALGLYEREVRFYGDIAPRLGGPIAPCYHAAVDASTGVFDLLLGDAGPAVTGDEIAGATAEQARLGAVELGRLHGPLLGDVSLAEAPWLNRESPLNQAMIAPLYAGFVDRYGDQIAPEHRVVCERLVATFDGYLAQEAQAAEQGRVQGLVHGDYRLDNMLFGTAGADRALTVVDWQTVSWGPALTDLSYFLGCALPTEDRREHYDALLRAYHEALGPGAPLSLADVADGVRRQSFFGVMMAIVSSMLVERTDRGDQMFMTMLRRHCDHVLDTDALATLPAAVAPEPLQPSPEDELAHDPTAEPLWSESWYADFADTAQGLGGWFRLGLVANEQTAWVHVLLCGPDMPTVAVDAQVRLPADPWTVRTDEFELGHSAGTPLRSYRVDVRARGQAYSDPAALLRGESGTPVDMTMNLVWDTDGTPYKYGLTTRYEIPCTVSGTVSIDGTDYRLDAVPGQRDHSWGVRDWWSMDWIWSALHLDDGTHLHGVNIRIPGAPAFSIGYTQGADGRVTELQAVDSRESFADNGLPLDATVTLNPGEITATVDVRGQAPVRLVAADGRVSHFPRVWATITTADGRNGVGWLEWNRNLGEHTG is encoded by the coding sequence ATGCACGCCGAGACCGAGCAAGTCATCGAAACCCCGAGTGACCTCACCGCCTCCTGGTTGGCCGCGGTGATCGGCACCGGACCCATCGCCGATTTCTCGGTCGAGCGCATCGGCACCGGCCAGATGAGTGAGTGCTACCGCATCCGGCTCGACTACGCCGAGCCCGGCGGCGGGCCCGAGTCGGTGGTGCTCAAGGTCGCGGCCACCGACCCCGTGAGCCGGCAGACCGGGCTGGCGCTGGGACTCTACGAGCGGGAGGTCCGCTTCTACGGCGACATCGCGCCACGGCTGGGCGGGCCGATCGCGCCCTGCTACCACGCGGCGGTCGACGCCTCGACGGGCGTGTTCGACCTGTTGCTGGGCGACGCGGGCCCGGCCGTGACCGGCGATGAAATCGCCGGCGCCACAGCCGAACAGGCCCGCCTCGGTGCCGTCGAGTTGGGACGGCTGCATGGGCCGCTGCTCGGCGACGTCTCGCTGGCCGAAGCGCCGTGGCTCAACCGCGAGTCACCCCTGAACCAGGCCATGATCGCCCCGCTGTACGCGGGATTCGTCGACCGCTACGGCGACCAGATCGCGCCGGAGCACCGGGTGGTGTGCGAGCGGCTGGTGGCCACGTTCGACGGCTACCTCGCGCAAGAGGCCCAGGCCGCCGAACAGGGGCGCGTCCAGGGCCTGGTGCACGGCGACTACCGATTGGACAACATGTTGTTCGGCACCGCCGGTGCCGACCGCGCGCTGACGGTGGTCGACTGGCAAACCGTGTCGTGGGGCCCGGCGCTGACCGACCTGTCCTACTTCCTCGGGTGCGCGCTGCCCACCGAGGACCGTCGGGAGCACTACGACGCGCTGCTGCGGGCATACCACGAGGCGCTGGGCCCCGGCGCGCCCCTCAGCCTGGCCGACGTCGCCGACGGTGTGCGCCGGCAGAGCTTTTTCGGCGTGATGATGGCGATCGTCTCCTCGATGCTGGTGGAGCGCACCGACCGCGGCGACCAGATGTTCATGACGATGCTGCGCCGGCACTGCGATCACGTCCTGGACACGGACGCGCTGGCGACGCTGCCCGCCGCGGTGGCACCCGAGCCGTTGCAACCCTCGCCCGAGGACGAACTCGCCCACGATCCCACCGCCGAACCGTTGTGGAGCGAGAGCTGGTACGCCGACTTTGCCGACACCGCACAGGGATTGGGGGGCTGGTTTCGCCTCGGTCTGGTCGCCAACGAGCAGACCGCGTGGGTTCACGTGCTGCTGTGCGGCCCCGACATGCCGACCGTCGCCGTCGACGCGCAGGTTCGGCTGCCGGCGGACCCTTGGACGGTGCGCACCGACGAGTTCGAGCTCGGCCATTCCGCCGGCACGCCATTGCGGAGCTATCGCGTCGACGTGCGCGCGCGGGGTCAGGCGTACTCCGACCCGGCGGCGCTGTTGCGCGGGGAATCCGGCACGCCCGTCGACATGACCATGAACCTGGTGTGGGACACCGACGGCACCCCGTACAAGTACGGGCTGACGACGCGGTATGAGATTCCGTGCACCGTCTCGGGCACCGTCAGCATCGACGGGACCGATTACCGCCTCGACGCGGTGCCCGGCCAACGCGATCACTCCTGGGGAGTGCGCGATTGGTGGAGCATGGATTGGATTTGGAGCGCGCTGCACCTGGACGACGGCACCCATCTGCACGGCGTCAACATCCGCATTCCCGGCGCGCCCGCGTTCAGCATCGGCTATACCCAGGGCGCCGACGGCCGGGTCACCGAGCTGCAAGCCGTCGACTCGCGGGAGTCCTTCGCCGACAACGGCTTACCGTTGGACGCGACGGTCACGCTCAACCCGGGGGAGATCACCGCCACCGTGGACGTGCGCGGCCAGGCACCGGTTCGGCTCGTCGCCGCGGACGGGCGGGTCAGCCACTTCCCGCGCGTCTGGGCCACGATCACCACCGCCGACGGGCGCAACGGCGTCGGTTGGCTGGAATGGAACCGCAACCTCGGCGAACACACCGGGTGA
- a CDS encoding gluconokinase: protein MSGSAPVVVMGVSGSGKSTVGAALARRMRVPFVDADTLHPAANVAKMAAGHPLDDDDRHPWLDTVGEWLSAHRDGGVASCSALKRTYRDQLRAHCPGVEFLHLSGSADLIADRMAARTDHFMPAALLRSQLDTLEALGPDEAGMTVDAGRDVDAIVDAVLTQRR, encoded by the coding sequence GTGAGCGGATCGGCCCCCGTCGTGGTGATGGGCGTATCCGGATCGGGCAAGTCGACGGTCGGGGCGGCGCTCGCGCGACGTATGCGGGTTCCCTTCGTCGACGCCGACACCTTGCACCCGGCCGCCAACGTCGCCAAGATGGCGGCCGGCCACCCGCTCGACGACGACGACCGCCATCCCTGGCTGGACACGGTCGGCGAATGGCTCTCCGCTCACCGCGACGGCGGGGTGGCGAGTTGTTCGGCGCTGAAACGGACCTATCGCGACCAGTTGCGCGCGCACTGCCCGGGCGTCGAGTTCCTGCATCTGTCCGGTTCGGCGGACCTGATCGCCGACCGGATGGCGGCCCGGACCGACCACTTCATGCCGGCCGCGCTGCTGCGCTCGCAATTGGACACGCTGGAGGCCCTCGGCCCCGACGAGGCCGGCATGACCGTCGATGCCGGGCGCGACGTCGACGCGATCGTCGACGCCGTGCTGACGCAGCGCCGCTAG
- a CDS encoding TA system antitoxin ParD family protein — MPDAPDRVTRVASDLMDSAAAEGARQSRSAKQQLDHWARVGRAVSSQHTASRRRVEAALAGQLPTGELTVEEGVVFNAEISAAIEESLAHTNYGATLAGQGVTTVALNDDGDIVEHRPDGAAVVLARGR; from the coding sequence ATGCCCGACGCTCCCGATCGCGTCACCCGGGTGGCGTCCGACCTGATGGACAGCGCGGCGGCCGAGGGCGCCCGCCAGAGCCGGTCGGCCAAGCAGCAACTCGACCACTGGGCGCGGGTCGGGCGGGCGGTGTCCAGCCAGCACACCGCCTCGCGGCGGCGGGTTGAGGCCGCGCTCGCCGGCCAGCTGCCGACCGGCGAACTGACCGTCGAGGAGGGCGTGGTGTTCAACGCCGAGATCTCCGCGGCCATCGAAGAAAGCCTGGCGCACACCAACTACGGGGCGACGCTGGCGGGGCAGGGAGTCACCACGGTCGCCCTCAACGACGACGGCGACATCGTCGAGCACCGGCCCGACGGCGCCGCCGTGGTGCTGGCGCGCGGACGCTGA
- a CDS encoding AAA family ATPase, translating to MQRLDLVVGPNGAGKSTFIAFTLARLLPGSLVVNADEIARQRWPEEPAGHAYDAARIAAETRAKLIDLGRSLIAETVFSHPSKLDLIHSARRAGFSVIVHALLIPEDLAVERVRHRVRAGGHDVPETKVRERHRRLWTPVTEAVALADIATVYDNSRLRGPRIVARLSGGMTVGRPDWPAWTPGTLGSRWTD from the coding sequence ATGCAGCGACTTGACCTGGTGGTCGGGCCGAACGGTGCCGGCAAGTCGACCTTCATCGCGTTCACCCTGGCGCGACTGCTGCCCGGCAGCCTGGTGGTCAACGCCGACGAAATCGCTAGGCAGCGCTGGCCGGAGGAGCCGGCGGGGCACGCCTACGACGCCGCGCGAATCGCCGCCGAGACCCGCGCGAAGCTGATCGACCTGGGGCGGTCGCTCATCGCGGAGACCGTGTTCTCCCACCCGTCGAAGCTCGACCTCATCCACTCCGCCCGCCGCGCGGGCTTCAGCGTCATCGTGCACGCATTGCTCATCCCGGAAGACCTCGCCGTCGAACGTGTCCGGCACCGCGTGCGCGCCGGCGGCCATGACGTACCGGAAACCAAGGTCCGCGAGCGCCATCGCCGCTTATGGACACCGGTCACCGAGGCCGTCGCGCTGGCCGACATCGCCACCGTCTACGACAACAGCCGCCTGCGCGGGCCGCGCATCGTCGCCCGCCTCAGCGGCGGCATGACGGTCGGTCGCCCCGACTGGCCGGCGTGGACGCCAGGGACCCTGGGGTCACGCTGGACGGACTAG
- a CDS encoding DoxX family protein — MVIRRIARPLLSVAFIGQGVNSLLNPKSAAQAAAPAVDGLQALPDSVSGNIPSDPETVAQITAAVQIGGGLLLATGKLPRIASAALAVTVLPANIGAHSFWNESDPAAKAQKRQQFLTDLSLLGGLLIASADTAGKPSLGWRGRRAAERLSDRVSSAWPGSDDSTFDADFSELGDRIAHGLQVGAERGRELASTAAERGAPYAEAALERGRELASTAAHRGAPYAETALERGRELASTAAERSRPLAKKARKRGEEWADEAADRAAYLAEKARKRGEELADEAADRAAPLAKKARKRSEKLAKKARKRSEKLADTARARSEELAETARKRGSHLADTARERVGGQVETGRRKLAW, encoded by the coding sequence ATGGTGATCAGGAGAATCGCGCGACCCCTGTTGTCAGTCGCGTTCATCGGGCAAGGAGTCAATTCACTACTCAATCCCAAATCGGCGGCCCAGGCGGCGGCGCCGGCGGTGGATGGCCTCCAGGCGTTGCCAGATTCGGTGAGCGGCAACATTCCGAGCGACCCCGAAACGGTCGCCCAAATCACCGCGGCCGTCCAGATCGGTGGCGGCCTGCTCCTTGCCACCGGCAAGCTTCCCCGCATCGCGTCGGCCGCGCTGGCGGTGACGGTGTTGCCCGCCAACATCGGGGCGCACTCGTTCTGGAACGAAAGCGATCCCGCGGCCAAAGCGCAGAAACGTCAGCAGTTTCTGACCGACCTCAGCCTGTTGGGCGGCTTGTTGATCGCCTCCGCCGACACCGCGGGCAAGCCGTCGCTGGGGTGGCGCGGACGCCGGGCGGCCGAACGGCTCTCGGACCGGGTGTCGTCGGCGTGGCCCGGATCCGACGATTCGACCTTCGACGCAGATTTTTCGGAGCTGGGCGACCGGATCGCGCACGGCTTGCAGGTCGGTGCCGAACGTGGCCGCGAATTGGCCAGCACCGCCGCGGAACGGGGTGCGCCCTATGCCGAAGCCGCGCTGGAACGCGGCCGCGAATTGGCCAGCACGGCAGCGCACCGCGGTGCACCGTATGCCGAGACCGCGCTGGAACGCGGCCGCGAATTGGCCAGCACCGCGGCCGAGCGAAGCAGGCCGCTGGCGAAGAAGGCACGCAAGCGCGGCGAGGAATGGGCCGACGAGGCCGCCGACCGCGCCGCCTATCTGGCCGAGAAGGCACGCAAGCGCGGCGAAGAGCTGGCCGACGAGGCCGCCGACCGCGCCGCGCCACTGGCCAAGAAGGCACGCAAGCGCAGTGAGAAGCTGGCCAAGAAGGCACGCAAGCGCAGTGAGAAGCTGGCCGACACGGCGCGGGCACGCTCCGAGGAACTCGCCGAAACCGCGCGCAAGCGCGGCAGCCACCTCGCCGACACCGCGCGCGAGCGCGTCGGCGGGCAGGTCGAGACCGGCCGCCGCAAGCTGGCCTGGTAA
- the pncA gene encoding pyrazinamidase PncA, giving the protein MRALIIVDVQNDFCEGGAVPVTGGAAVAPAINTYLAGSPGYRHVVATQDFHIDPGEHFSDRPDYSSTWPPHCVAGSVGAELRPDLDTTPIDAVFRKGAYSAGYSGFDGADQNGTPLLEWLRQRGVDDVDVVGIATDHCVRRTAEDAARAGLRTRVIVDLTAATAPDSAAQALADMESVGVELVGGP; this is encoded by the coding sequence GTGCGAGCGTTGATCATCGTCGACGTGCAAAACGATTTCTGCGAGGGTGGCGCCGTGCCGGTGACCGGCGGCGCCGCCGTGGCGCCCGCCATCAACACCTACCTGGCCGGCTCGCCGGGCTATCGCCACGTGGTGGCGACCCAGGACTTCCACATCGACCCGGGCGAGCACTTCTCCGACCGGCCGGACTATTCCTCGACCTGGCCCCCGCACTGCGTCGCCGGCAGCGTGGGCGCGGAACTTCGCCCCGACTTGGACACCACGCCCATCGACGCCGTCTTTCGCAAAGGCGCGTACTCCGCGGGGTACAGCGGCTTCGACGGCGCCGACCAGAACGGCACGCCCCTCCTGGAGTGGTTGCGGCAGCGCGGCGTTGACGACGTCGACGTGGTCGGCATCGCCACCGACCATTGCGTCCGGCGGACCGCCGAGGACGCGGCCCGGGCCGGTCTGAGGACCCGGGTGATCGTGGACCTGACCGCGGCCACGGCACCGGACTCCGCCGCCCAGGCGCTGGCGGACATGGAATCCGTTGGCGTCGAATTGGTGGGGGGACCCTGA